In Beutenbergia cavernae DSM 12333, the DNA window CCGGGTCCATCGACGCCGTCGTCTTCGACCTCGGCAACGTCGTCGTCCACTGGGATCCCGTGCCGGCATTCGCCGATCTCGGCTCACCCGCCGAGATCGAGGAGTTCTTCGCCGAGGTGGACTTCACCGCGCTCAACCACGCCCGCGATGCGGGGGCGCCGTGGGCGGAGGCGGCAGCCGACGTGACGGCGCGGTTCCCGCACCGCGCCGGCTGGGTGGAGGCGTACGTCGACAACTTCCCGCGGACCCTCACCGGCCTCGTCCCGGGCACGTCCGACGTGGTCCGCGAGGTCAAGGCGACAGGGATCCGCGTCCTCGGGCTGACGAACTGGTCGGCGGAGACGTTCCACCACGCGCCGGCAGCGGCGCCCGTCCTGGCCGAGCTCGAGGGCATCCTGGTCTCGGGCGAGGTCGGCGTGGCGAAGCCCGACCCTGCGATCTTCGACGAGCTCGTGCGGCGGTTCGGGCTCGTGCCGGAGCGCACGGCGTTCACCGACGACTCCCCGGCGAACGTGGCCGCCGCGCGCGCGAGCGGGCTGCACGGCCTGCTCTTCACGGATGCGGCGACGCTGCGGCGCGACCTGCGGGCGGTCGGCGTACCGGTGGCGGCTTCCTAGACTGTCCCGTGTGACTGCTGCCCCGCTCGCACCCGAGCCCGGACGGGGCGACGCGCTGCGCGTCCTCTTCGCCGGCACACCCGACGTCGCGATCCCGACGCTGCGCGCGCTCGTGGGCTCGCGGCACCACGTCGTGGCCGCCTTGACGCGCCCGCCGGCACGCCGGTCCCGGCGCGGGCACGACGAGCCGAGCCCGGTCGCCGCGACGGCGGCCGAGCTCGGTGTCCCCGTGCTCGAGCCCAGGTCCGTGCGCGCCACGGACGTCGCCGAGGAGCTGCGCGCGCTCGACCTCGACGTCGCCGTCGTCGTCGCGTACGGAGCGCTGCTGCCCGAGGACCTGCTCGCGATCCCGCGGCACGGCTGGATCAACCTCCACTTCTCCGTGCTGCCGGCCTGGCGCGGTGCGGCGCCGGTGCAGCACGCCGTCTGGCACGGTGACGAGGTCACGGGCGCGACGACGTTCCGCATCACCGCCGGCCTGGACGAGGGCCCGGTGTACGGCGTGCTCACCGAGCGGGTCCGCCCCCGGGACACGAGCGGGGACCTGCTCGCCCGGCTCGCCGACGCCGGTCCGCGCCTCGTGCTCGACACGCTCGACGCCGTCGCGGACGGCACGGCGCGGCCGCAGGCCCAGCCGGACGACGGCGTCACTCTCGCCCCGCGCCTGAGCGTCGAGCAGGCGCGCGTGCGCTGGGCGGACCCGGCCCTCGCCGTCGACCGGCAGGTCCGTGCGTGCACTCCCGCGCCCGGCGCGTGGACGACGCTCGACGGGGCGCGCGTGAAGGTCGGGCCGCTCGACCCCGTGGACGCGCCGCCGCTCCCCGCCGGCCGGATCGCCGTCGAGCGCCAGCGGGTGCTCGTGGGCACGGGCTCGGCGCCGGTCGAGCTCGGGCGTCTCGCGCCGGCCGGGAAGGGGTGGATGGACGCCGCGTCGTGGGCCCGTGGGGCGCGGCTCGCAGGGGACGCCACGTTCGGGGCCGACGATGGCTGACCGGCACGGGGTCGACCGTTCCCGCGGGCGCCGTCCACAGCCCCGCCGCACCGCGGACGCCGCGCGTCGGGCAGCGTTCGACGTGCTGCGCGCCGTCGAGCGCGACGACGCCTACGCGAACCTCGTGCTGCCCGCCCTGCTCGCCGAGCGGGGGCTGAGCGGCCGCGACGCGGCCTTCGCGACCGAGCTCGCCTACGGCACGCTGCGGATGCGGGGCCGGTACGACGCGATCCTGGCGATCGCGAGCACCCGGCCGCCGCAGGAGCTCGACCCGCCGCTGCTCGACGTGCTGCGGCTCGGAGCCCACCAGCTCCTCGGGATGCGCGTGGCCGCGCACGCCGCGGTCTCCGAGACCGTGACGCTCGCGCGGGAGGTGGTCGGCGCGGGGGCGTCGTCGTACGCCAACGCCGTGCTGCGGGCGATCGGCCGCGCCGAGCCGGAGGAGTGGGACCGCCGGCTGGCGGAGCGCACGACCGATCCGACCGCGCTGCTCACGCGGAGGCTCAGCCACCCGGAGTGGGTGGTCCGGGCGTTCCGCGAGGCGCTGGCGCTCGACGACGGCGCGGTCGTCGGCGATGCGGGGGAGGAGCTGCTCGCGCTCCTGGAGGCGGACAACGCGGCCCCGGCCGTGACGCTCGTCGCGCGCCCCGGCCTGGCCGGCATCCGCGACCTGCCCGGCGCCACGCCCGCACGGTGGGCGCGGACCGCCGCCGTCCTCGGCGCCGGCGACCCCGCCTCGATCGAGGCGGTGCGGACCGGCCGGGCGGCGGTCCAGGACGAGGGCAGCCAGCTCGTCGCCCTCGCGCTGGCGGCCGCCCCGGTGGACGGCCCAGACGACGCCTGGCTGGACCTGTGCGCCGGCCCGGGCGGCAAGACGGCGCTCCTCTCCTCGCTCCTGGCGGAGCGGGGTGAGGGGGGCCGCCTGCTCGCGGCCGAGGTCGTCCCGCACCGGGCCGACCTCGTGCGGCGGGCCGTGCGGGCGCTCCCGCCCGGGCTCGTCGAGGTCCGCGCGCTCGACGGGCGCGAGCTCGGGACGGAGCGCCCGGGTGCGTTCGACCGCGTGCTCGTCGACGCGCCGTGCACCGGGCTCGGCGCGCTGCGGCGCCGGCCGGAGGCGCGCTGGCGGAGGAGTCCGGCCGACCTGGCGTCGTTGGGACCGCTGCAGAGGGACCTGCTGACGTCGGCCGTCGGCGCCGTCCGACCCGGCGGCGTCGTCGCCTACGTCACGTGCTCGCCGCACCTCGCGGAGACCCGCGTGGTGGTCGACGACGTGATGCGCCGCGTCGGGGGGCTGGAGCTGCTCGACGCGGCGGCGGTGCTCGACGGCGTGTCCCAGGAGTCGATGCACCTCGGCGCCGGCCCGTACGCGCAGCTGTGGCCCCACCGGCACGGCACCGACGCGATGTTCCTGGCGCTGCTGCGTCGCACCGGCTGAGCGCGGCGCGCCCGCACGTTCGTTCGCCCGGCGGGCCGCGTCGCCCTAGGCTCACGCGGGTGGGCATCCTCATCACTCCGAGCATCCTCAACTCCGACTTCTCGGACCTGCGAGGCGAGCTCGCGAAGATCGCCGGTGCGGACTACGCGCACGTCGACGTCATGGACAACCACTTCGTCCCCAACCTCACGCTGGGGCTGCCCGTGGTGGAGTCGATCGTCCGCGCGAGCCCCGTCCCGGTCGACGCGCACCTCATGATCACCGACCCGGACCGGTGGGCGCCCGCGTACGCCGAGGCCGGGGCCGGCTCGGTGACGTTCCACGCCGAGGCGGCGGCCGCACCCGTGCGGCTGGCGCGGGAGATCCGGTCCCAGGGAGCACGCGCGGGTCTCGCGCTGCGGCCCGCGACGCCGATCGAGCCGTACGTGGACCTGCTCGCCGAGGTGGACATGGTCCTCGTGATGACCGTGGAGCCGGGCTTCGGCGGGCAGCCGTTCCTCACCTCGATGCTGCCGAAGATCCGGCGCACACGGGACGCCGTCGCCGCCGCCGGCCTCGACGTGTGGGTCCAGGTCGACGGCGGCGTCTCCCGCTCCACGATCGAGCAGGCGGCCAACGCCGGTGCGAACGTCTTCGTCGCGGGGTCGGCCGTGTACGCGGCCGAGGACGCCGCGGCGGAGGTGTCCACGTTGCGGGACCTCGCGGACGGCGCGTTTCACGACTGACCACCCGCCGGGTATCCTCGACGCGAACACGTACGTGCTCCGGGGTCGGTGTAATTCCGAACCGGCGGTGACAGTCCGCGACCCGTGAGGCCCTTGGGCCGAGCGGTTGACCTGGTGGAACTCCAGGACCGACGGTGAAAGTCCGGATGGGAGGAAGCACGAGGTGGGGCGACGCCGTCGTCCTGCCGACGACGGCGCGCACCCGCGCCCGTCGTCCCCCGGGTCGCGTACTTGCGACCCGGAGAGGACGACGTGACGGACACCAACGCCCCAGACCCGGCGACGGCTCGCGTCGTGCGGGCTCGGCGCGTGCTCGGGCCGTGGCCCGCGATCGCCCTGGGCGTCGCGGTCGTGGCCGTCTGGTGGGCCGTGACGGCGTCCGGCGCCGTCAGTGCGGCCCTGCTCCCGTCGCCCGCTGACGTCCTGCGGAGCCTCGGTGAGCTGGCCGCCACCGGTGACCTGCTTCCCGCCGTCGGGGTGACGGCGGGCGAGGCGCTGATCGGCGCGGCCCTGGCGTTCGTCTGTGCGCTGCCCCTCGCGTGGCTGATCGGTCACTCCCGGCTCGCGGCCGCCGCGCTGGAGCCGTACGTGGCGGCGTCGCAGGCCATCCCGGCGGTCGCGCTCGCGCCGCTCCTCGTCCTGTGGATCGGGTACGGGCTGCGACCGATCGCCGTGCTGTGCGCGCTCCTCGTGTTCTTCCCGATCGTCATCGCCACGCTGCTCGGCCTGCGCACGCTCGACAGGGACGTCGTCGCCGCCGCCCGGGTCGACGGCGCCGGCCGCTGGTCGCTCGTGCGGTGGATCGAGTTCCCGCTCGCGCTGCCGAGCATCCTCGCCGGCGTGCGCAACGGCGTCACGCTGTCGGTCACGGGGGCGGTGGTCGGCGAGTTCGTCAT includes these proteins:
- the rpe gene encoding ribulose-phosphate 3-epimerase; its protein translation is MGILITPSILNSDFSDLRGELAKIAGADYAHVDVMDNHFVPNLTLGLPVVESIVRASPVPVDAHLMITDPDRWAPAYAEAGAGSVTFHAEAAAAPVRLAREIRSQGARAGLALRPATPIEPYVDLLAEVDMVLVMTVEPGFGGQPFLTSMLPKIRRTRDAVAAAGLDVWVQVDGGVSRSTIEQAANAGANVFVAGSAVYAAEDAAAEVSTLRDLADGAFHD
- a CDS encoding ABC transporter permease translates to MTDTNAPDPATARVVRARRVLGPWPAIALGVAVVAVWWAVTASGAVSAALLPSPADVLRSLGELAATGDLLPAVGVTAGEALIGAALAFVCALPLAWLIGHSRLAAAALEPYVAASQAIPAVALAPLLVLWIGYGLRPIAVLCALLVFFPIVIATLLGLRTLDRDVVAAARVDGAGRWSLVRWIEFPLALPSILAGVRNGVTLSVTGAVVGEFVIGGRTGLGLLLTTQRDRSDASGMFATLLVLCALAMSLYGLVRLLEHRLEITS
- a CDS encoding RsmB/NOP family class I SAM-dependent RNA methyltransferase, which produces MADRHGVDRSRGRRPQPRRTADAARRAAFDVLRAVERDDAYANLVLPALLAERGLSGRDAAFATELAYGTLRMRGRYDAILAIASTRPPQELDPPLLDVLRLGAHQLLGMRVAAHAAVSETVTLAREVVGAGASSYANAVLRAIGRAEPEEWDRRLAERTTDPTALLTRRLSHPEWVVRAFREALALDDGAVVGDAGEELLALLEADNAAPAVTLVARPGLAGIRDLPGATPARWARTAAVLGAGDPASIEAVRTGRAAVQDEGSQLVALALAAAPVDGPDDAWLDLCAGPGGKTALLSSLLAERGEGGRLLAAEVVPHRADLVRRAVRALPPGLVEVRALDGRELGTERPGAFDRVLVDAPCTGLGALRRRPEARWRRSPADLASLGPLQRDLLTSAVGAVRPGGVVAYVTCSPHLAETRVVVDDVMRRVGGLELLDAAAVLDGVSQESMHLGAGPYAQLWPHRHGTDAMFLALLRRTG
- a CDS encoding HAD family hydrolase, which gives rise to MTLAPEPGSIDAVVFDLGNVVVHWDPVPAFADLGSPAEIEEFFAEVDFTALNHARDAGAPWAEAAADVTARFPHRAGWVEAYVDNFPRTLTGLVPGTSDVVREVKATGIRVLGLTNWSAETFHHAPAAAPVLAELEGILVSGEVGVAKPDPAIFDELVRRFGLVPERTAFTDDSPANVAAARASGLHGLLFTDAATLRRDLRAVGVPVAAS
- the fmt gene encoding methionyl-tRNA formyltransferase — protein: MRVLFAGTPDVAIPTLRALVGSRHHVVAALTRPPARRSRRGHDEPSPVAATAAELGVPVLEPRSVRATDVAEELRALDLDVAVVVAYGALLPEDLLAIPRHGWINLHFSVLPAWRGAAPVQHAVWHGDEVTGATTFRITAGLDEGPVYGVLTERVRPRDTSGDLLARLADAGPRLVLDTLDAVADGTARPQAQPDDGVTLAPRLSVEQARVRWADPALAVDRQVRACTPAPGAWTTLDGARVKVGPLDPVDAPPLPAGRIAVERQRVLVGTGSAPVELGRLAPAGKGWMDAASWARGARLAGDATFGADDG